A window from Musa acuminata AAA Group cultivar baxijiao chromosome BXJ3-10, Cavendish_Baxijiao_AAA, whole genome shotgun sequence encodes these proteins:
- the LOC135651937 gene encoding COP9 signalosome complex subunit 5-like — MDSSLSSALARQTWELENNIVSVDGGSGGNGSGGSDADAIYYYDEAVLAKFQQEKPWTQDPNYFRRVKISALALLKMVVHARSGGTIEVMGLMQGKTDGDTIIVMDAFALPVEGTETRVNAQADAYEYMVEYAQTNKQAGRLENVVGWYHSHPGYGCWLSGIDVSTQMLNQQFQEPFLAVVIDPTRTVSAGKVEIGAFRTYPQGYKPPDEPVSEYQTIPLNKIEDFGVHCKQYYALDITYFKSALDSHLLDLLWNKYWVNTLSSSPLLGNRDYVAGQISDLAEKLEQAENQLAHTRLGSFLLPSQRKKEPEESQLAKITRDSSKITVEQVHGLMSQVIKDILFNSVHHTSCIRPSLTDSSGPEPMVES, encoded by the exons ATGGACTCCTCGTTGTCGTCGGCGTTAGCGCGGCAAACGTGGGAGCTGGAGAACAACATCGTGTCTGTGGATGGCGGCAGCGGCGGTAACGGGTCAGGCGGGTCTGATGCGGACGCGATCTACTACTACGATGAGGCGGTGCTGGCCAAGTTCCAGCAGGAGAAGCCGTGGACGCAGGACCCTAACTACTTCCGTCGGGTGAAGATCTCGGCGCTTGCGCTGCTGAAAATGGTGGTGCACGCTCGCTCCGGCGGCACCATTGAGGTGATGGGCCTGATGCAGGGGAAGACCGATGGCGATACCATCATCGTCATGGACGCCTTCGCCCTTCCCGTCGAGGGAACCGAGACCCGCGTTAATGCGCAGGCCGACGCCTACGAGTACATGGTTGAGTACGCCCAGACCAACAAGCAG GCTGGAAGGTTGGAGAATGTAGTGGGTTGGTACCACTCACATCCTGGTTATGGATGCTGGTTGTCGGGCATTGATGTGTCAACACAAATGCTCAATCAGCAATTTCAAGAACCATTTTTGGCTGTAGTAATTGATCCTACAAGAACTGTATCGGCTGGGAAAGTGGAAATTGGTGCATTCAGGACATATCCTCAAGGATACAAACCCCCTGATGAGCCAGTGTCAGAGTATCAAACTATCCCACTTAACAAGATTGAAGATTTTGGTGTTCACTGCAAACAG TATTATGCATTAGATATTACTTATTTCAAGTCTGCTCTGGATTCCCACCTCTTGGATTTGCTGTGGAATAAGTACTGGGTAAATACATTGTCTTCTTCACCTCTCCTAGGTAATCGAGATTATGTTGCTGGGCAAATTTCAGATTTGG CTGAAAAGCTGGAGCAGGCAGAAAATCAACTGGCTCACACACGTTTGGGATCTTTTCTTTTGCCTTCACAAAGAAAAAAGGAG CCAGAGGAATCTCAGCTGGCCAAGATAACACGTGATAGCTCCAAAATCACAGTTGAGCAGGTGCATGGTCTCATGTCTCAG GTTATCAAGGACATTCTGTTTAATTCTGTTCATCATACAAGCTGTATACGCCCGAGCCTCACCGATTCATCTGGACCAGAACCCATGGTTGAATCTTGA